A genomic region of Streptomyces rimosus contains the following coding sequences:
- a CDS encoding MIP/aquaporin family protein, translating to MSSSDIFISETIGTAVLILLGGGVCAAVTLKRSKAFNSGWVAITFGWGFAVLTGAYIATKSGAHLNPAVTVGLAIKGGTPWSDVPVYFAGELFGAMIGAVLVWLAYYGHFKAHLTDPEIVGEQSGQEGMVDKAAAPKAGPVLGIFSTGPEIRNAVQNLTTEVIATIVLVLAILTQGLSDNGKGVGVVGALLTAFVVVGIGLSLGGPTGYAINPVRDLGPRIVHSLLPLPNKGGSDWGYAWIPVVGPLLGGAIAGGIYNLAFA from the coding sequence GTGTCCAGCTCCGACATCTTCATCAGCGAGACCATCGGTACCGCTGTTCTGATCCTGCTGGGCGGTGGCGTCTGTGCCGCCGTCACGCTCAAGCGCTCAAAGGCGTTCAACTCGGGCTGGGTGGCCATCACCTTCGGGTGGGGCTTCGCCGTACTGACCGGCGCGTACATCGCGACCAAGTCCGGCGCCCACCTGAACCCGGCGGTCACCGTCGGCCTGGCGATCAAGGGCGGTACGCCGTGGAGCGACGTGCCGGTGTACTTCGCCGGTGAGCTCTTCGGCGCCATGATCGGTGCGGTACTCGTGTGGCTCGCGTACTACGGCCACTTCAAGGCCCATCTGACCGACCCCGAGATCGTGGGCGAGCAGAGCGGCCAGGAAGGCATGGTCGACAAGGCGGCGGCCCCCAAGGCCGGCCCGGTTCTCGGGATCTTCTCCACCGGACCCGAGATCCGCAACGCGGTGCAGAACCTGACCACGGAGGTCATCGCCACCATCGTGCTCGTGCTGGCGATCCTCACGCAGGGCCTCAGTGACAACGGCAAGGGCGTCGGTGTCGTCGGAGCACTGCTGACCGCTTTCGTGGTCGTCGGCATCGGTCTGTCGCTGGGCGGCCCGACCGGCTACGCGATCAACCCGGTCCGCGACCTCGGTCCGCGTATCGTCCACTCGCTGCTTCCGCTGCCGAACAAGGGCGGATCGGACTGGGGATACGCCTGGATCCCGGTCGTCGGTCCGCTGCTCGGCGGCGCGATCGCCGGTGGTATCTACAACCTCGCGTTCGCCTGA
- a CDS encoding IclR family transcriptional regulator has product MARNIQSLERAAAMLRLLAGGERRLGLSDISSALGLAKGTAHGILRTLQQEGFVEQDPASGRYQLGAELLRLGNSYLDVHELRARALVWTDDLARSSGESVYLGVLHQQGVLIVHHVFRPDDSRQVLEVGAMHPLHSTALGKVLTAYDPVAHSEAAEAERQAFTPRTVTALDELEGVLDLTRARGWAADVEETWEGVASVAAPIHDRRRMPVGAVGVTGAVERVCRDGEPGELRPEIVAAVRDCARAVSRDLGAGRF; this is encoded by the coding sequence ATGGCACGGAACATCCAGTCACTGGAACGTGCCGCCGCGATGCTGCGGCTGCTGGCCGGTGGTGAGCGGCGGCTGGGGCTCTCCGACATCTCCTCCGCGCTGGGCCTGGCCAAGGGCACCGCGCACGGCATCCTGCGCACCCTCCAGCAGGAGGGCTTCGTCGAGCAGGACCCCGCCTCGGGCCGCTACCAGCTGGGCGCGGAGCTGCTGCGGCTCGGCAACAGCTATCTGGACGTGCACGAGCTGCGCGCCCGCGCGCTCGTATGGACGGACGACCTGGCGCGCTCCAGCGGCGAGAGCGTCTATCTGGGCGTGCTGCACCAGCAGGGCGTGCTGATCGTGCACCACGTCTTCCGGCCCGACGACAGCCGCCAGGTGCTGGAGGTCGGCGCGATGCACCCGCTGCACAGCACGGCGCTGGGCAAGGTGCTGACCGCGTACGACCCGGTGGCACACAGCGAGGCGGCGGAGGCGGAGCGGCAGGCGTTCACGCCGCGTACGGTGACCGCCCTGGACGAGCTGGAAGGCGTACTGGACCTGACCAGGGCGCGGGGCTGGGCGGCCGACGTGGAGGAGACCTGGGAGGGCGTGGCCTCGGTGGCCGCGCCCATTCACGACCGGCGGCGGATGCCGGTGGGCGCGGTGGGTGTGACGGGTGCGGTGGAGCGGGTCTGCCGGGACGGCGAGCCGGGTGAGCTGCGGCCGGAAATCGTCGCGGCTGTGAGGGATTGCGCACGTGCGGTCTCGCGTGACCTGGGCGCAGGGCGATTCTGA
- the metH gene encoding methionine synthase: MASYTPSSASTSRTTALREALASRVVVADGAMGTMLQAQDPSLEDFQQLEGCNEILNLTRPDIVRSVHEAYFAVGVDCVETNTFGANHAALAEYDIPERVFELSESGARIAREVADEFTASTGQQRWVLGSMGPGTKLPTLGHVDYATLRDAYQKNAEGMIAGGADALLVETTQDLLQTKAAILGARRALDATGTDLPVICSVTVETTGTMLLGSEIGAALTALEPLGIDMIGLNCATGPAEMSEHLRYLARNARVPLSCMPNAGLPVLGKDGAHYPLTPAELADAQETFVSEYGLSLVGGCCGTTPEHLRQVVERVRGVAPTERHPRPEPGAASLYQTVPFRQDTSYLAIGERTNANGSKKFREAMLEGRWDDCVEMARDQIREGAHMLDLCVDYVGRDGVADMRELAGRFATASTLPIVLDSTEVPVIQAGLEKLGGRAVINSVNYEDGDGPESRFARVAALAREHGAALMALTIDEEGQARTAEHKVAIAERIIEDLTSNWGIRESDILIDCLTFTICTGQEESRKDGVNTIEAIRELKRRHPDVQTTLGLSNISFGLNPAARIVLNSVFLDECVKAGLDSAIVHASKILPIARLEEEQVKVALDLIYDRREEGYDPLQKLLELFEGATAKSLKAGKAEELLALPLEERLQRRIIDGEKNGLEADLDAALAERPALEIVNDTLLEGMKVVGELFGSGQMQLPFVLQSAEVMKTAVAYLEPHMEKSDAEGKGTIVLATVRGDVHDIGKNLVDIILSNNGYNVVNLGIKQPVSAILEAAEEHRADVIGMSGLLVKSTVIMKENLEELNQRKMAADFPVILGGAALTRAYVEQDLHEIYEGEVRYARDAFEGLRLMDALIAVKRGVPGASLPELKQRRVPKRDIEIKEPEPEEGTVRSDVATDNPVPTPPFWGTRVVKGIQLADYASWLDEGALFKGQWGLKQNRTGDGPSYEELVETEGRPRLRGWLDKLQTENLLEAAVVHGYFPCYSKGDDLILLNEDGTERTRFTFPRQRRGRRLCLADFFRPEESGERDVVGLQVVTVGSKIGEATAELFASDSYRDYLELHGLSVQLAEALAEYWHARVRAELGFGGEDPADVEDMFALKYRGARFSLGYGACPDLEDRAKIADLLRPERIGVQLSEEFQLHPEQSTDAIVIHHPEAKYFNAR; this comes from the coding sequence ATGGCCTCGTACACGCCATCGTCCGCCAGCACATCCCGTACCACGGCCCTCCGCGAGGCCCTCGCCTCCCGCGTCGTGGTGGCCGACGGGGCGATGGGCACGATGCTCCAGGCGCAGGACCCGTCACTGGAGGACTTCCAGCAGCTGGAAGGCTGCAACGAGATCCTGAACCTCACCCGTCCGGACATCGTCCGCTCGGTCCACGAGGCGTATTTCGCGGTCGGTGTCGACTGCGTCGAGACCAACACCTTCGGCGCCAACCACGCCGCCCTCGCCGAATACGACATCCCCGAACGCGTCTTCGAACTGTCCGAGTCCGGCGCGCGCATCGCCCGCGAGGTCGCCGACGAGTTCACCGCCTCGACCGGGCAGCAGCGCTGGGTGCTCGGCTCCATGGGCCCCGGCACCAAGCTGCCGACCCTCGGCCACGTCGACTACGCGACGCTGCGCGACGCCTACCAGAAGAACGCCGAAGGCATGATCGCCGGCGGTGCCGACGCGCTGCTCGTCGAGACCACCCAGGACCTGCTGCAGACCAAGGCCGCCATCCTCGGCGCCCGCCGCGCCCTGGACGCCACCGGCACCGACCTGCCGGTGATCTGCTCGGTGACCGTCGAGACCACCGGCACCATGCTGCTCGGCTCGGAGATCGGCGCCGCGCTGACCGCGCTGGAGCCGCTGGGCATCGACATGATCGGCCTGAACTGCGCCACCGGCCCCGCCGAGATGAGCGAGCACCTGCGCTACCTGGCCCGCAACGCCCGCGTACCGCTGTCGTGCATGCCGAACGCCGGTCTGCCCGTCCTCGGCAAGGACGGCGCGCACTACCCGCTGACCCCCGCCGAGCTGGCCGACGCCCAGGAGACCTTCGTCTCCGAGTACGGGCTCTCGCTCGTCGGCGGCTGCTGCGGCACCACCCCCGAGCACCTGCGCCAGGTCGTCGAGCGGGTACGCGGCGTGGCCCCCACCGAGCGTCACCCGCGCCCCGAGCCCGGCGCCGCCTCGCTCTACCAGACCGTCCCGTTCCGCCAGGACACCTCCTACCTGGCCATCGGCGAGCGCACCAACGCCAACGGCTCCAAGAAGTTCCGCGAGGCCATGCTGGAGGGCCGCTGGGACGACTGTGTGGAGATGGCCCGCGACCAGATCCGCGAGGGCGCGCACATGCTCGACCTGTGCGTGGACTACGTCGGCCGGGACGGCGTCGCCGACATGCGGGAGCTGGCCGGCCGCTTCGCCACCGCCTCCACCCTGCCCATCGTGCTGGACTCCACCGAGGTCCCGGTGATCCAGGCGGGCCTGGAGAAGCTGGGCGGCCGCGCGGTCATCAACTCCGTCAACTACGAGGACGGCGACGGCCCCGAGTCGCGGTTCGCCCGGGTCGCCGCGCTGGCCCGCGAGCACGGCGCCGCCCTGATGGCGCTGACCATCGACGAGGAGGGCCAGGCCCGTACCGCCGAGCACAAGGTCGCCATCGCTGAGCGGATCATCGAGGACCTGACGTCCAACTGGGGCATCCGCGAGTCGGACATCCTCATCGACTGCCTGACCTTCACCATCTGCACCGGCCAGGAGGAGTCCCGCAAGGACGGCGTCAACACCATCGAGGCGATCCGCGAGCTGAAGCGGCGTCACCCCGACGTACAGACCACGCTGGGCCTGTCCAACATCTCCTTCGGCCTCAACCCGGCCGCCCGCATCGTCCTGAACTCCGTCTTCCTGGACGAGTGCGTCAAGGCGGGCCTGGACTCGGCGATCGTGCACGCCTCCAAGATCCTGCCGATCGCGCGCCTGGAGGAGGAGCAGGTCAAGGTCGCCCTCGACCTGATCTACGACCGGCGCGAGGAGGGCTACGACCCGCTCCAGAAGCTCCTGGAGCTGTTCGAGGGCGCCACCGCGAAGTCCCTGAAGGCCGGCAAGGCCGAGGAACTGCTCGCGCTGCCCCTGGAGGAGCGCCTCCAGCGCCGCATCATCGACGGCGAGAAGAACGGCCTGGAAGCCGACCTGGACGCGGCGCTCGCCGAGCGCCCGGCCCTGGAGATCGTCAACGACACGCTGCTGGAAGGCATGAAGGTCGTCGGCGAGCTGTTCGGCTCCGGCCAGATGCAGCTGCCGTTCGTGCTCCAGTCCGCCGAGGTCATGAAGACCGCGGTGGCCTACCTGGAGCCGCACATGGAGAAGTCCGACGCCGAGGGCAAGGGCACCATCGTGCTGGCGACGGTGCGCGGCGACGTGCACGACATCGGCAAGAACCTCGTCGACATCATCCTGTCCAACAACGGCTACAACGTCGTCAACCTCGGCATCAAGCAGCCCGTCTCGGCCATCCTGGAAGCCGCCGAGGAACACCGCGCCGACGTCATCGGCATGTCCGGCCTGCTGGTCAAGTCCACCGTGATCATGAAGGAGAACCTGGAGGAGCTCAACCAGCGCAAGATGGCGGCCGACTTCCCCGTCATCCTCGGCGGCGCCGCCCTGACCCGCGCCTACGTCGAGCAGGACCTCCACGAGATCTACGAGGGCGAGGTCCGCTACGCCCGCGACGCCTTCGAGGGCCTGCGCCTGATGGACGCCCTGATCGCCGTCAAGCGCGGCGTGCCCGGCGCCAGCCTGCCCGAGCTCAAGCAGCGCCGCGTCCCCAAGCGCGACATCGAGATCAAGGAGCCGGAGCCGGAGGAGGGCACCGTCCGCTCCGACGTGGCCACCGACAACCCCGTCCCCACCCCGCCCTTCTGGGGCACCCGCGTCGTCAAGGGCATCCAGCTCGCCGACTACGCGTCCTGGCTGGACGAGGGCGCCCTGTTCAAGGGGCAGTGGGGCCTCAAGCAGAACCGTACGGGTGACGGCCCCTCGTACGAGGAACTGGTCGAGACCGAGGGACGCCCCCGGCTGCGCGGCTGGCTGGACAAGCTCCAGACCGAGAACCTCCTGGAGGCCGCCGTCGTCCACGGGTACTTCCCCTGCTACTCCAAGGGCGACGACCTGATCCTCCTCAACGAGGACGGCACCGAGCGCACCCGCTTCACCTTCCCGCGCCAGCGCCGCGGCCGGCGGCTGTGCCTGGCGGACTTCTTCCGGCCGGAGGAGTCCGGCGAGCGGGACGTGGTCGGCCTCCAGGTCGTCACCGTCGGCTCGAAGATCGGCGAGGCCACCGCCGAGCTGTTCGCCTCCGACTCCTACCGCGACTACCTGGAGCTGCACGGCCTGTCCGTCCAGCTGGCCGAGGCGCTGGCCGAGTACTGGCACGCCCGCGTCCGCGCCGAGCTGGGCTTCGGCGGCGAGGACCCGGCCGACGTCGAGGACATGTTCGCGCTGAAGTACCGCGGCGCCCGCTTCTCGCTGGGCTACGGGGCCTGCCCCGACCTGGAGGACCGCGCGAAGATCGCCGACCTGCTGCGGCCGGAACGTATCGGCGTCCAGCTCTCCGAGGAGTTCCAGTTGCACCCCGAGCAGTCCACCGACGCGATCGTCATCCACCACCCGGAGGCCAAGTACTTCAACGCACGGTGA
- a CDS encoding HAD family hydrolase: protein MTSSIPAVGTRTADGATLQAVFLDLDGTLVDTEGFWWEAEAAVFAELGHVLDDHHRQVVVGGPMTRSAAYLIGVTGADIALDELTVLLNARFAERIARGVPLMPGARRLLAELAAHGVPTALVSASHRTVIDRMLPSLGPEHFHLTLAGDDLPRTKPHPDPYLTAAARLGVDPRRCAVVEDTVTGVTAGEAAGCRVVAVPSVSPIGPGTGRTVVGSLEEVDLPFLRSLITDGR, encoded by the coding sequence ATGACCAGCAGCATCCCCGCGGTGGGCACACGTACGGCCGACGGCGCGACCCTCCAGGCCGTCTTCCTCGACCTGGACGGCACCCTCGTCGACACCGAGGGCTTCTGGTGGGAGGCGGAGGCCGCGGTCTTCGCCGAGCTGGGCCACGTACTGGATGACCACCACCGCCAGGTCGTCGTCGGCGGGCCGATGACGCGCAGCGCCGCGTACCTGATCGGCGTGACCGGCGCCGACATCGCCCTCGACGAGCTGACGGTGCTGCTCAACGCCCGGTTCGCGGAGCGCATCGCGCGCGGCGTGCCGCTGATGCCCGGCGCCCGCCGGCTGCTGGCGGAACTGGCCGCGCACGGCGTGCCCACCGCCCTGGTCTCCGCCTCGCACCGCACCGTCATCGACCGGATGCTGCCCTCCCTGGGTCCGGAGCACTTCCACCTGACGCTGGCCGGCGACGACCTGCCCCGTACGAAGCCGCACCCGGACCCGTATCTGACCGCCGCCGCCCGGCTCGGGGTGGACCCGCGGCGCTGCGCCGTGGTGGAGGACACCGTCACCGGTGTGACGGCCGGGGAGGCGGCCGGCTGCCGGGTGGTCGCGGTGCCGTCGGTGAGCCCGATCGGCCCCGGCACCGGCCGTACCGTCGTCGGATCGCTCGAAGAAGTGGATCTCCCATTTCTGCGGTCCTTGATCACGGACGGCCGGTGA
- a CDS encoding ABC transporter substrate-binding protein — MNRKTLVLPALAGLLVPTLAACGSSDGSGEGGKPIKVGTTAQLEATKDAPAPLDPAQAYDVDAWNVLRGTLQTLMRLPRTGTAPVPEAAESCGFRDTQSEQYRCKLRDGLKFTNGHALTSKDVKFSIDRMLAIKYDRGPVSLVDNIDKVETPSESEVVFHLKKPDATFPQKLATPAAAIVDSEVYPKNGLYKGFEVAGSGPYTVKVEHSGERVSKAVFTKNPEYKGGIEVKNSTVEMKFFDDSEGMEKALRKGDIDLMNRSLAPDQIKGLENARDEHVRLQAVPGSEIRYLAFNTDNPSVSDKAVRQAMAQLINRSALVRDVYSYTGDPLYSMVPKGLTGHINSFFTKYGSPSVPAARKILQQAHINTPVKLTLTYTTNHYGSSTAKEFKTLQSQLNQGGLFDVSLKGVDSWQQFRKEQTEGKYAAYGMGWFADLPDADNYIAPFFGKGNFLNSPYRNNKIESQLIPGTRQQTDRNSAAEQFKQAQDIIADEVPILPLWQGKQYVAARDDITGAEWALNSSSALQIWELARGVSSN; from the coding sequence ATGAATCGCAAGACCTTGGTGCTGCCGGCCCTGGCCGGTCTGCTCGTCCCCACGCTCGCCGCGTGCGGCAGCTCGGACGGCTCCGGCGAGGGCGGCAAGCCGATCAAGGTCGGCACCACCGCCCAGCTGGAGGCAACCAAGGACGCGCCCGCCCCGCTCGACCCCGCCCAGGCGTACGACGTCGACGCGTGGAACGTGCTGCGCGGAACCCTGCAGACGCTGATGCGCCTGCCGCGTACCGGCACCGCGCCGGTGCCCGAGGCCGCCGAGTCGTGCGGATTCCGGGACACCCAGAGCGAGCAGTACCGCTGCAAACTCCGCGACGGTCTGAAGTTCACCAATGGACACGCGCTCACGTCCAAGGACGTGAAGTTCTCCATCGACCGGATGCTGGCCATCAAGTACGACCGCGGCCCCGTCTCCCTGGTGGACAACATCGACAAGGTGGAGACCCCCAGCGAATCCGAGGTGGTCTTCCACCTGAAGAAGCCGGACGCCACGTTCCCGCAGAAGCTCGCCACCCCGGCGGCCGCCATCGTCGACAGCGAGGTCTACCCGAAGAACGGCCTCTACAAGGGCTTCGAGGTGGCCGGCTCCGGCCCGTACACCGTCAAGGTCGAACACAGCGGAGAGCGCGTCAGCAAGGCCGTCTTCACCAAGAATCCCGAGTACAAGGGCGGAATCGAGGTGAAGAACTCCACCGTCGAGATGAAGTTCTTCGACGACTCCGAAGGCATGGAGAAGGCGCTGCGCAAGGGCGACATCGACCTGATGAACCGCAGCCTGGCGCCCGATCAGATCAAGGGCCTGGAGAACGCCCGCGACGAGCACGTCCGGTTGCAGGCCGTACCGGGCTCCGAGATCCGCTACCTCGCCTTCAACACCGACAACCCGTCGGTCTCCGACAAGGCCGTCCGGCAGGCCATGGCCCAGCTGATCAACCGCTCGGCGCTGGTACGCGACGTGTACTCCTACACCGGTGACCCGCTGTACTCCATGGTCCCCAAGGGCCTCACCGGTCACATCAACTCGTTCTTCACCAAGTACGGCAGCCCGAGCGTCCCCGCCGCCCGCAAGATCCTCCAGCAGGCACACATCAACACCCCGGTGAAGCTCACCCTCACGTACACCACGAACCACTACGGCTCCAGCACCGCCAAGGAGTTCAAGACCCTGCAGAGCCAGCTCAACCAGGGCGGCCTGTTCGACGTGAGCCTCAAGGGCGTCGACAGCTGGCAGCAGTTCCGCAAGGAACAGACCGAGGGCAAGTACGCCGCCTACGGCATGGGCTGGTTCGCCGACCTCCCGGACGCGGACAACTACATCGCGCCGTTCTTCGGCAAGGGGAACTTCCTCAACTCCCCGTACCGCAACAACAAGATCGAGTCCCAGCTGATCCCCGGCACCCGGCAGCAGACCGACCGCAACTCCGCCGCGGAACAGTTCAAGCAGGCCCAGGACATCATCGCGGACGAGGTGCCGATCCTGCCGCTGTGGCAGGGCAAGCAGTACGTCGCCGCCCGCGACGACATCACCGGCGCCGAGTGGGCGCTGAACTCGTCCTCGGCCCTGCAGATCTGGGAACTCGCCCGCGGAGTGAGCAGCAACTGA
- a CDS encoding ABC transporter substrate-binding protein — translation MRKRDQWLAAPLGAGLVAALLSGCGTGDGKSAGTGNPVVMGMTDKIVSIDPAGGYDPVSWVLFTNVFQSLLSFPKGSTTPEPEAAESCGFAEGGSTVYKCTLKDGLKFSNGHALTSEDVKFSFDRIKRINDKRGPAVMFAGLDKVEAPDAKTVVFRLKSADATFPMKIASGAGSIVDHSEYAADKLRTDNKAVGSGAYTLEEYDPEDEAVFGVNGSYEGPAKVKNTGMTMKFFKSPDKLKKAVQDGSIDLAYRGLDMKDIASLEQATATQKHGIQVVQGNSAEVMHLVFNMHDPVAGKLGVRKAIAHLLDRSTLVRDVYKRTAEPLYSIVPAGITGHNTAFFASYGDRPQPDKAAAALREAGYGNGKKVPLTLWATPVRYGPGTVPAFQEIAQQLNASGLFDAQVKSVPIDEFEKGVEAGKYGAYVKGWVPDYPDPDNFTQPFFGKGNVLNNNYDAKRITSKLLPGTAGQPDRQATKPAFREMQDIVAEDLPVIPIWQGKQYAVAGENIAGLQWTLDASTVFRFWEISKG, via the coding sequence GTGAGGAAACGCGACCAGTGGCTGGCCGCACCGCTGGGGGCAGGGCTCGTCGCCGCCCTGCTCAGCGGCTGCGGAACGGGTGACGGCAAGAGCGCCGGGACCGGCAACCCGGTGGTGATGGGCATGACCGACAAGATCGTGTCCATCGACCCCGCAGGCGGCTACGACCCGGTCTCGTGGGTGCTGTTCACCAACGTCTTCCAGTCGTTGCTCAGCTTCCCCAAGGGCAGCACGACACCGGAACCCGAGGCCGCCGAGTCCTGCGGCTTCGCCGAGGGCGGCAGCACCGTCTACAAGTGCACCCTCAAGGACGGCCTGAAGTTCAGCAACGGCCACGCGCTGACCTCCGAGGACGTCAAGTTCTCCTTCGACCGGATCAAGCGCATCAACGACAAGCGCGGTCCGGCCGTGATGTTCGCCGGGCTCGACAAGGTCGAGGCCCCCGACGCCAAGACCGTCGTCTTCCGCCTCAAGTCCGCCGACGCGACCTTCCCCATGAAGATCGCCTCCGGTGCCGGCTCCATCGTCGACCACAGCGAGTACGCGGCCGACAAGCTGCGCACCGACAACAAGGCCGTCGGCTCCGGCGCCTACACCCTGGAGGAATACGACCCCGAGGACGAGGCGGTCTTCGGCGTCAACGGCTCCTACGAGGGCCCCGCCAAGGTCAAGAACACCGGCATGACCATGAAGTTCTTCAAGAGCCCCGACAAGCTCAAGAAGGCGGTCCAGGACGGCTCCATCGACCTCGCCTACCGCGGTCTGGACATGAAGGACATCGCCTCGCTGGAGCAGGCGACCGCCACCCAGAAGCACGGCATCCAGGTCGTCCAGGGCAACAGCGCCGAGGTCATGCACCTCGTCTTCAACATGCACGACCCGGTCGCCGGCAAGCTCGGCGTCCGCAAGGCCATCGCCCACCTCCTGGACCGCTCCACGCTGGTCCGGGACGTCTACAAGCGCACCGCCGAGCCGCTGTACTCGATCGTCCCCGCGGGCATCACCGGCCACAACACGGCCTTCTTCGCCAGCTACGGCGACCGGCCGCAGCCCGACAAGGCCGCCGCCGCCCTGCGCGAGGCCGGCTACGGCAACGGCAAGAAGGTGCCGCTCACCCTCTGGGCCACCCCCGTCCGCTACGGCCCCGGCACCGTCCCGGCCTTCCAGGAGATCGCCCAGCAGCTCAACGCCAGCGGCCTCTTCGACGCCCAGGTCAAGAGCGTGCCCATCGACGAGTTCGAGAAGGGCGTCGAGGCCGGGAAGTACGGCGCGTACGTCAAGGGCTGGGTCCCCGACTACCCGGACCCCGACAACTTCACCCAGCCGTTCTTCGGCAAGGGCAACGTCCTCAACAACAACTACGACGCCAAGCGCATCACCTCGAAGCTGCTGCCCGGCACCGCGGGCCAGCCGGACCGGCAGGCCACCAAGCCCGCCTTCCGCGAGATGCAGGACATCGTCGCCGAGGACCTGCCCGTCATACCGATCTGGCAGGGCAAGCAGTACGCCGTCGCCGGCGAGAACATCGCCGGCCTCCAGTGGACGCTGGACGCCTCGACGGTGTTCCGGTTCTGGGAGATCAGCAAGGGGTGA
- a CDS encoding response regulator, with protein MAIRVLLVDDQPLLRTGFRMILEAEQDLAVVGEAGDGLQALEQVRALQPDVVLMDIRMPRMDGVEATRQITGPAKDGPAKVLVLTTFDLDEYVVEALRAGASGFLLKDAPAQELVQAIRVVAAGEAMLAPSITRRLLDKYAGHLPSGEEPVPDTLHTLTEREVEVLKLVARGLSNAEIAADLFVSETTVKTHVGHVLTKLGLRDRVQAAVYAYESGLVRPGAQ; from the coding sequence GTGGCAATCCGCGTCCTGCTGGTCGACGACCAGCCGCTGCTGCGTACCGGCTTCCGGATGATTCTGGAGGCCGAGCAGGATCTCGCGGTCGTCGGCGAGGCCGGGGACGGTCTGCAGGCGCTGGAGCAGGTGCGGGCGCTGCAGCCCGACGTGGTGCTGATGGACATCCGGATGCCGCGGATGGACGGGGTCGAGGCGACCCGGCAGATCACCGGCCCGGCGAAGGACGGTCCGGCGAAGGTGCTGGTGCTGACGACGTTCGACCTGGACGAGTACGTGGTCGAGGCGCTCCGCGCGGGGGCCAGCGGCTTTCTGCTGAAGGACGCGCCGGCCCAGGAGCTGGTGCAGGCGATCCGGGTGGTCGCGGCGGGCGAGGCGATGCTGGCGCCGAGCATCACGCGCCGGCTGCTGGACAAGTACGCGGGCCATCTGCCGTCCGGCGAGGAGCCGGTGCCGGACACGCTGCACACCCTCACCGAGCGTGAGGTGGAGGTGCTGAAGCTGGTGGCGCGCGGGCTGTCGAACGCGGAGATCGCCGCGGACCTGTTCGTGAGCGAGACGACGGTCAAGACGCATGTCGGGCATGTGCTGACGAAGCTGGGGCTGCGCGACCGGGTCCAGGCCGCGGTGTACGCGTACGAGAGCGGCCTGGTGCGCCCCGGCGCCCAGTGA
- a CDS encoding RecB family exonuclease, whose amino-acid sequence MGTSTEKAVPDAAGGDGGQDGTGGAGAAGGAATAAEAEGTREAGTAEVVHETGTATPDAPAAPAAPAAPAAPAAPAAPAAKETPAPPPPPSPATRPLSLSPSRASDFMQCPLLYRFRVIDKLPEKPSAAATRGTVVHAVLERLFDAPAAQRTAVGARAMVPGEWEKLLAKRPELAELFVDDPAGERLAAWLADAEALVERWFTLEDPTRLEPADRELYVETVLDSGLQLRGFIDRVDVAPTGEVRLVDYKTGKAPRPEYADGPLFQMKFYALVMWRLRGIVPRRLQLVYLGSGDVLTYDPTEADLRGVERKLLALWDAIQRAAETGDWRPRRTKLCGWCDHQAVCPEFGGTPPPYPLPVPGQARSLPVAAPGEGQGRMDLV is encoded by the coding sequence ATGGGAACGAGCACCGAGAAGGCCGTGCCGGACGCCGCGGGCGGGGACGGCGGGCAGGACGGCACCGGCGGGGCCGGAGCGGCCGGCGGAGCCGCGACGGCCGCTGAGGCCGAGGGGACCCGCGAGGCGGGAACGGCCGAGGTGGTCCACGAGACCGGGACGGCCACACCGGACGCACCGGCCGCACCGGCAGCCCCGGCAGCCCCGGCAGCCCCGGCAGCCCCGGCAGCCCCGGCAGCCAAGGAAACCCCAGCACCCCCACCACCCCCCTCCCCCGCCACCCGCCCCCTCTCCCTCTCCCCGTCGCGGGCGAGCGACTTCATGCAGTGTCCGCTGCTGTACCGCTTCCGGGTGATCGACAAGCTGCCGGAGAAGCCGAGTGCGGCGGCGACGCGCGGCACGGTGGTGCACGCGGTGCTGGAGCGCCTCTTCGACGCCCCGGCGGCGCAGCGTACGGCGGTCGGCGCGCGGGCGATGGTGCCGGGCGAGTGGGAGAAGCTGCTGGCGAAGCGGCCGGAGCTGGCCGAGCTGTTCGTGGACGATCCGGCGGGCGAGCGGCTGGCGGCCTGGCTGGCGGACGCCGAGGCGCTGGTGGAGCGGTGGTTCACGCTGGAGGACCCGACCCGTCTGGAGCCCGCCGACCGCGAGCTGTATGTGGAGACGGTGCTCGACTCGGGCCTCCAGCTGCGCGGTTTCATCGACCGGGTGGACGTGGCGCCCACCGGTGAGGTGCGGCTCGTCGACTACAAGACCGGCAAGGCGCCCCGCCCGGAGTACGCCGACGGCCCGCTGTTCCAGATGAAGTTCTACGCGCTGGTGATGTGGCGGCTGCGTGGCATCGTGCCGCGCCGGCTCCAGCTGGTGTACCTGGGCAGCGGCGACGTGCTGACGTACGACCCGACCGAGGCGGATCTGCGCGGTGTGGAGCGCAAGCTGCTGGCGCTGTGGGACGCCATCCAGCGGGCGGCCGAGACCGGCGACTGGCGCCCGCGCCGTACGAAGCTGTGCGGCTGGTGCGACCACCAGGCGGTGTGCCCGGAATTCGGCGGTACTCCCCCGCCGTATCCGCTGCCGGTGCCCGGCCAGGCGCGGTCGCTCCCTGTGGCGGCGCCCGGAGAGGGGCAGGGCAGAATGGACCTGGTCTAA